Proteins encoded within one genomic window of Flavobacterium oreochromis:
- a CDS encoding translocation/assembly module TamB domain-containing protein, with translation MGADIITNIRGLASGSAKFEGNIYNPEINGRFYLSQSGIKIPYLNTDYNFGNNSIVEVTENQFSFRDIQVTDSKFRTKGVMEGWVKHTKLSDWYLNFNINSDRIVVLDTKDHEGALYYGTAYMDGTASIKGPTNALVINVDATSAEGSSLKIPINDDQASSEKNYIKFVNSKTTNHNVKNIDKDYNGLELNFELDITPVAEIEVIINKNNGHGLKGRGRGSLLMEINTLGKFNMWGDFQVYDGVYNFKYGGFIDKKIKVKNGGYISWDGDPLNASLNMEAVYKTEANPSILLDNPNFNKKVPTEVVIKLTDKLTNPTPEIFINFPTVSSVLRSEIDYKLNDFDTRQKQALSLISSGTFLSDKGVVENVISGNILERANSLFDDLFANDDRFKLGLNYVQNDRLNQETTTGGRVGFTVSTQISDKITINGKFGVPVGGINESVVVGDVEVQLRLNEDGSLKARVFNRENDITYLGQGGIGYTQGLGVSYEVDFNTFKELMYKVFNSKKVRDKRKTDQPKDQIPDSDLLPEIIQFTEKRQKNLLKNQKKMRIEFQS, from the coding sequence ATGGGAGCTGATATTATAACAAATATACGCGGACTAGCTTCTGGTTCTGCCAAATTTGAAGGAAATATTTATAATCCTGAAATAAACGGGCGATTTTATTTAAGTCAATCCGGTATTAAAATACCTTATTTAAATACAGACTATAATTTTGGAAACAATTCTATAGTAGAAGTTACAGAAAATCAATTTTCATTCAGAGATATACAGGTTACAGACTCTAAATTCAGAACAAAAGGAGTTATGGAAGGTTGGGTGAAACATACTAAATTAAGTGATTGGTATTTAAATTTTAATATTAATTCTGATCGTATTGTTGTACTTGATACAAAAGACCATGAAGGAGCCTTGTATTATGGAACAGCTTACATGGATGGAACAGCAAGTATTAAAGGACCTACAAATGCCTTAGTTATTAATGTTGATGCTACTTCAGCAGAAGGATCTTCTTTAAAAATACCAATTAATGATGATCAGGCTAGTTCTGAAAAAAATTACATAAAATTTGTAAATTCTAAAACAACGAATCATAACGTTAAAAATATAGATAAAGATTATAACGGTTTAGAATTAAATTTTGAGCTAGATATTACTCCAGTTGCAGAAATAGAAGTAATTATTAATAAAAATAATGGTCATGGACTAAAAGGTCGTGGTCGTGGTTCTCTATTAATGGAAATTAATACTCTAGGTAAATTTAATATGTGGGGCGATTTTCAGGTATATGATGGAGTATACAATTTTAAATACGGAGGTTTTATAGATAAAAAAATAAAAGTTAAAAATGGAGGTTACATTTCTTGGGATGGAGATCCCTTAAATGCAAGTTTAAATATGGAAGCAGTTTATAAAACGGAAGCTAATCCTTCTATACTATTAGATAACCCTAATTTTAATAAAAAAGTACCTACAGAAGTAGTAATTAAGTTAACAGATAAGTTAACTAATCCAACACCTGAAATTTTTATAAATTTTCCAACCGTAAGTTCAGTACTCCGTTCGGAAATAGACTATAAACTAAATGATTTTGATACACGTCAAAAACAAGCATTGTCCTTAATTTCATCAGGAACTTTCCTATCAGATAAAGGAGTCGTAGAAAATGTAATTAGCGGTAATATTTTAGAACGAGCTAATAGCTTATTTGATGACTTATTTGCTAATGACGATCGTTTTAAACTAGGACTTAATTATGTTCAAAACGATAGACTTAATCAAGAAACCACAACAGGAGGACGTGTTGGATTTACCGTTTCAACACAAATAAGCGATAAAATTACAATTAATGGTAAGTTTGGTGTGCCTGTTGGAGGAATTAATGAATCAGTTGTAGTGGGCGATGTAGAAGTACAGTTACGCTTAAATGAAGACGGTTCGTTAAAAGCTCGTGTGTTTAATCGGGAAAATGATATAACTTATTTAGGTCAAGGAGGAATAGGCTATACACAAGGATTAGGAGTAAGCTATGAAGTTGATTTTAATACTTTTAAAGAATTAATGTATAAGGTTTTTAACTCTAAAAAGGTTAGAGATAAAAGAAAAACAGATCAGCCAAAAGATCAAATCCCTGATTCTGATTTATTACCCGAAATCATCCAGTTTACAGAAAAAAGACAAAAAAATCTTCTGAAAAACCAAAAGAAGATGAGGATAGAATTCCAGAGCTAA